The genomic segment CACCTTACCAGATGCAGGAGCTGTGGTGTTGTAGGCACGGGCGAGACGGGTGATGGAATCGAGGAAGATGACAACATCGTGTCCGCATTCTACCATTCTCTTAGCCTTCTCGAGCACGATTCCGGCAATCTTGACATGGCGCTCTGCTGGCTCGTCGAAGGTAGAGGCGATAACCTCTGCATTCACGGTGCGTGCCATGTCGGTAACCTCCTCAGGACGCTCGTCGATGAGCAGCATCATGAGGTAAGCCTCAGGATGGTTGGCTGCGATGGCGTTGGCAATATCCTTCATGAGGATGGTCTTACCGGTCTTAGGCTGAGCCACGATGAGCGCACGCTGACCCTTACCGATTGGCGAGAAGAGGTCTACGATGCGGGTGCTGAGATTGGTGGTGCGGCGGTCGCCACAGAGATTGAACTTCTCATCAGGGAAGAGTGGGGTGAGGTGCTCGAAAGGAACACGGTCACGAACCTCTGACGGGTCACGGCCATTGATCTTGATGATGCTGGTGAGCGGGAAGTATTTCTCGCCTTCGTGAGGCGGACGCACCTTGCACTCGATGACATCGCCAGTCTTCAGACCGAACTTCTTGACGAAGCTGGATGCTACATAAACATCGTCCGGTGAAGAAAGGTAATTGTAATCGCTGCTGCGCAGGAATCCGTAGCCCTCTGAAATCACTTCGAGCACACCGTTGGATTTCACGAGATTGCTGAAATCGTAGGCTGGTGCTTCCTGCTTGTTCTTGGCTGCAGGGGCAGCAGCAGGTGTGTGCTGGTGAGAAGTCTGCGGAGTGGTAGGACGGTCGAAGATGTCGACAGTAGGAATGGCAGCCTGGTCTTCGATAGGAATGTCGACTACCGGGATGAAATCGGTTCCATCGCCCGGATCACCCTTCCAGGTTCCGTCTGCATCGAGTTCTACCTTCATACCTTCAGTATAGTGGATAGGAGCTGACTCCGGTTTCTTATCGGTTGCAGTTTTTTCAGTAGCTTCTTCCTTTGCCTCCTCAGCTGGAGCCGGAGCTGCTGCCGGAGCTGGAGCTGCTGCTGCGTTCTGTGCATTCATCTTAGCCTGGAGCATCGCCTGCAAATCGCCGCTGATGTTAGCGCTCTCAGCGTTTCCGGCAGAGAACTGCTCTTCAGGAACGGCAGTTTGCTCAGGTGCTGCCTGCTCAGGAGCAGTCTGCTGGTTATCGGCTGTTGCCTCTTCCGGCTGTTCTGCCTCAGTAGCAGCCTGCTGGTTAGCCGTCTCCTGTGCATCTTTCGCCATCTGCGCTTCTATCTCGGCTTTTACCGCCTGATGCTTTCTGATGGCAGCTGCTCTGGCTTCTGCAATGGCTTCGAGTTCAGCCTTGCTTCTTCTGCCGCGGTGTTTCGGGAAGTTGGCAAGTACCTGAGCCTCGATGTCTTCGCCTGATTGGTTTAGAGTCTGCTTCTGGGCAGCTGATTGTAAACTCTGCTCTGCCGGACTGAACTGGATTTCTTCCTCAACCGCTGGGGCTGGTGCAGTTTCGTTCATAGCCTGAGGAGCAGTCTCGCCGCCGTTAGGACCCAATACCTGGTTCTTCTGCACGTCGAAATTCTCTCCTTCATTACCGTGTACGGAATAAACACGGTCTTCTTTCTTGGTTGCAATGCGGGTGCGCTTGCGCTTAGGGGCTGCTTCAGGAGCTGGCTGTTCTGCCTGGGCGTCGAGAATGGCGTAGACGATAGTTCCCTTGTTATCGCTCTTTTTTACCTTGGCTCCAAGTTCCTTGGCAATGTCCTTCAACTGAACGACACTCTTTGCTTGTAATTCTTCTTTGCTATACATATATTATATATTGTATATTAATGATTTTCTTTCTGAAATGTCGCGTTTCTGAATGGAAACACGGTATTGATTGATAAATTCGTGTGCAAAGATAATTAAAAAATTTGTTTCTGCCAAATATTTTGCCTATCTTTGCACAAAAAAAATAAAAATGGCTAGTCAAATACCCTATTTAGACGTTCAAAACCTCACCAAACGCTTTGGTGCACAGGTTCTTTTTGATAATATTTCCTTCTCTATCGCTGAAGGACAGAAAGTGGGACTCGTTGCGAGAAACGGCACGGGAAAGTCTACGCTCATGTCGGTGCTGATGGATAAAGAGGGACACGAGAGCGGAGACATCATCTACCGACGCGACTTGAAGGTGGGCTATCTGGAGCAGTCGCCGCAGTTTGATCCGGAGGAAAGTGTGCTGCAGGCGTGCTTCAATCATGAGGATGATCCGGAGAAGGTGCTGAAGGCGAAACAGATTCTCACACAGCTGCACATTACCAACCTGGAACAGCCGATGGGACAGCTCAGCGGCGGACAGCAGAAGCGAGTGGCGCTGGCGAATGTGCTGATTACGGAACCCGACTTCCTGATGCTGGATGAGCCGACCAACCATCTGGACCTGGAGATGATAGAGTGGCTGGAAGGTTATCTGAACCGCGGCAACAAGACCATCTTCATGGTTACGCACGACCGATTCTTCCTGGACAAGGTGTGCAATACGATTCTGGAACTCGACGACCGCACTATCTACACCTACCGCGGCAATTATGCTTATTATCTGGAGAAGAGGCAGGAGAGAATGGACAATCTGAGAGCCGAAATTCAGCACTCGAAGAATCTCTACCGAAGGGAACTCGACTGGATGCGCCGCCAGCCTCAGGCTCGCGGACACAAGGCGAAATACCGCGAGGATGCTTTCTACGAGCTGGAGAAGGTGGCGAAGCAGCGCATCGAAGACCGGCAGGTAAGGCTGAAGGCTTCCACCGTTTATATAGGTTCGAAGATTTTTGAATGCCAGTATGTGAGCAAGGCTTTCGACGACAGGGGACAAAAGAAGGTGATTCTCGACAACTTCTACTACAACTTTGCCCGCTTCGAGAAGATGGGTATTGTGGGTAATAACGGAACGGGAAAATCGACCTTCATCAAGATGCTGCTGGGCGAGGTTCAGCCCGACAGCGGCAAGTTTGACATCGGTGAGACGGTTCGCTTCGGCTATTTCTCGCAGGAGGGACTGAAATTTCGTGAAGACCAGAAGGTGATTGACGTGATTACGGAGATTGCTGATTACATAGATCTGGGCGGCGGCAAGCACATGACGGCTTCGCAGTTTCTGCAGTTCTTCCTCTTTACGCCCGAGGAGCAGCACAACTACGTTTACAAGCTGAGCGGCGGCGAGAAACGCAAGCTTTACCTCTGCACGGTACTGATGAGGAATCCGAACTTCCTGGTGCTGGACGAGCCGACCAACGACCTCGACATCCAGACGCTGCAGGTGTTGGAAGAATATCTTCAGGATTTTGCGGGTTGCGTCATCGTGGTGAGCCACGACCGCTATTTCATGGACAAGGTAGTAGACCATCTGCTGGTTTTCAAGGGCGAAGGCGAAATACAGGATTTCCCAGGCAACTATACGCAGTACAGGGAATGGATCCGGATGCAGGCGAAGGACGAGGCGGAACAGGCGAAACCGGCAAAGAGCGGAAATGCAACGGCAGAAAGCGACGGAGCTGGCACGGCCAAGCGCGATGCCAATTTTGAGAACAAGCGCAAGATGAGCTACAAGGAGAAGCGCGAATATGAGCAGCTGACCCAGGAAATTGATGCGCTGACCGAGGAACAGAAGAAGCTGGAAGAGGAACTCTGCAGCGGAAATTTATCGGTTGAGGAACTGACGGAGAAAAGCAAGCGCCTGCCTGAAATCAAGGATGAACTTGATGAGAAGGAAATGAGATGGCTGGAACTGGCTGAAATGCTCTAGACTTTGAACTTTGAGTGTTGAACATTGAACTTTATGATTAGTGATGTGCGGCCGTTAATAATAAACATTTATAAAAGAAAATAGAAAGAATGGAAATTAAGAAATCAGAATTTACAATATCGGCTCCACGAGTGAGCATGTGTCCGAAAGATACGAAGGCTGAATATGCTTTCATCGGCAGAAGTAATGTGGGAAAATCGAGCCTCATCAATATGCTCTGCAACCACAAGGGTTTGGCTAAAACTTCGGCCACACCGGGTAAGACGCTGCTTATCAACCACTTCATCATCAACAACGAATGGTATCTGGTTGACCTTCCTGGCTATGGTTTTGCCAAGCGTTCGAAAACCGTACAGAAGCAGCTGGAACAAATGATAAGCAGTTATATTCTGCAGCGCCAGCAGTTGGCTAATGTTTTTGTGCTCATCGACGTGCGCCACGACCAGCAGAAGATAGACCGCGAGTTTGTAGACTGGCTGGGCGAGAGCGGCGTTCCTTTCTGCATCGTCTTTACCAAGGCCGACAAGTTGGGTCCGGTCAAGGCTCGTATGAATGCGGAGAAATGGATGCATGCGCTGGAAGACCGCTGGGAAGCACTTCCACCTTATTTCATTACCAGTAGTGAAAAGAAGATGGGACGCGACGAGGTGCTCGACTATATTGACGAAATCAACAAATCGCTCGCCGGAGAATAATCTTTCGGGAGAGAATAAACCAACAGAGAATGAAACAGATTAATTGGGGATTTATCGGCTGCGGAGAAGTAACCGAAAAGAAAAGCGGACCGGCTTTCAACGAAGTGGAGGGTTCGCAGGTGGTGGCTGTGATGAGCCGAAGCGAGAACAAGGCACGCAGCTATGCTGAGCGCCATCATGTGCGCAAATGGTACACGGATGCATCGGAATTGATAGAAGACCCCGATGTGAATGCTGTTTACATCGCCACGCCACCTTCTTCTCACGCCACCTTCGCCATCATGGCGATGCATGCGGGCAAACCCTGCTATATAGAGAAACCGCTGGCAGCGAGCTACAACGACTGCATCCGCATCAACCGCATCAGCGAGCAAACGGGTGTTCCCTGCTTCGTAGCTTACTATCGCCGTTATCTTCCTTACTTCCAGAAGGTAAAGGAGATTATCGAGAGCGGAACCATCGGTAACGTGGTGAATGTTCAGGTGCGCTTCTCGGTTCCTCCGCGCGATCTCGACTTTCAGAGCGGCAAGGAAATGCCTTGGCGACTGCAGCCGGATATTGCGGGCGGCGGCTATTTCTACGACCTGGCTCCTCATCAGATAGATTTGCTCCAGAATCTGTTTGGTGTGATTACCCGTGCGCACGGCTATCCTGCCAACAGAGCGCATCTTTATCAGGCTGAAGATACGCTCTCAGCGTGCTTCTTCTTTGAGAGCGGAATTCCGGGCAGCGGAAGCTGGTGCTTCGTGGGACATGAGAGTGCGAAGGAAGACTGCATCGAGGTGATTGGCGAGAAAGGTTCGCTCTCATTCTCGGTGTTCACTTACCAGCCGATAGAAGTGATTACGAGCGAAGGAAAGAACTTGATTACGGTTCCGAATCCGCCTTATGTGCAGCTGCCGCTCATCAAGAGTGTGATTCAGCATCTGCAGGGAATAGGAAAATGCGACTGCACCAGCGTTTCGGCTACGGCTGTCAACTGGGTGCTGGACCGAGTATTGTGGAAGAACTGATTTTTTACAAAATCATCATCAGGATTAAAACGTAAGTTATGAAGAGATGTTTCTGTATAGTAGGATTTATCTGTTCCCTTGCCTGCACTTCGGCAAGGGCGGGGGAGCCCGTGGATTCTACCATGCTGGGAACGCTCTTCAACAAGACGATGTTCATGTCCAATTCCCAGGACAGCCTCGTGAAAGAGCGCCATCGCAAAACCTTCTTCCATCAGGTGGGAGATGTGTTCACCCGGTTCTTCAGAGAATTCAATAGTACGGATTCGGCTTATATCGAAGACCAGCATTACAATTATACGGTGATGCTGCAGAACACCAATACCTACGAGGAATATACGCTCAGAAACAGCGAAGGACAGAGCATTTCCTTCTCGCCTGATCCTTCTTACCGCCTGGGGCCTTATCTGGGCTGGCGATGGGTGTTTCTGGGTTATACGTTCGACCTGAAGCACATTAATTTCAGGAATAACCACACTAATAAAAAGGAGTTTGACCTGAGCCTCTACAGCAGTCTGCTGGGAATAGACCTGTTCTGGCGACAGACGGGAAATGATTATCATGTTCAGCGGATGAATCTAGGTGAACACATCGATTGTGCCCCTATCCGCAAGGCTCCTTTCGACGGTTTCAAATCGAGCATCAAGGGATTCAATCTTTATTACATCTTCAACCATCGCCGCTTCTCTTATCCTGCCGCCTATTCGCAGAGTACGGTGCAGCGGAGAAGTGCCGGTTCCATGCTTTTGGGAATCGGTTACACGGAGCATGAACTGGAGGTGGACTGGGATAAACTGACCAATCTTGTAGATGAACGGCTGAACAAAAATCTGACAAACGGGGGAACTCCGGAAGCCAAAATAGACAGTTCGCTGATGTTCAGCAAGGTGAAATACAGCGATGTGAACGTAACCTGCGGCTATGCTTACAACTGGGTTTTCGCCAAGAACTGGCTCTTCAACGCTTCGCTCTCGGTAGGTGTGGCTTACAACAGCTCGAAATCGGATAATGAAAGGGAACATCTGGACATTACCAACTTCAGTTTCAAGAATGTGAACCTGGATGGAATAGGCCGCTTCGGTATTGTGTGGAACAACACGCATTGGTACGCGGGCGCCAGCACCATCATCCATTCCTACAACTATAAGAAAAAACAGTTTTCTACCAACAATTCGTTTGGCTCACTCAATATTTATGTGGGTGTGAACTTCGGCAGGAAACGTCATCATTAACATATAAAAAGAGAAGAGATGAAAATATTTACGAAAATGGCAGCTGTCGTGCTGGCTTGCGTGCTGGCTGTTCCGGGAGAAGCCAGGGTGAATGTGGTTTACCAGCGGCAGGACAGTCTGCGGATTGTAGGACTGCTGCAGCAGGCAAGGGCGATGAAGAAGAAACCAGCCAGTTGGATGCTCTGGTTCGGCAAGCAGATGGCGGGCATTCCTTATGTGGGCGGCACGCTGGACCGGACGAAGGAAGAGGTGCTCATCGTGAACACCCGTGAGCTGGACTGCACCACATACGTAGAGATGGTTACGGCGCTCACCCTGTGCGCCAAGAAGAACGAGACTTCATTTTCGGCTTTCTGTGAACATCTCCGAAATGTGCGTTATGTGGGCGGAGAGGTTTCCTATGTGAAGCGCCAGCATTATTTCACGATTTGGATGGATGCAAGCGAGCGCGAGGGAATCGTAAAGAATATTGCGCCCAATCCTCCTTTCTCGGCCGTTCAGACCGTGAACATCAACTGGATGAGTACGCATGTTTCGAGCTATAAGATGCTTAAGGCTCATCCGGAATGGAAATCGGGAATCAGAAAACTGGAACAGAGTGTGAACGGCAAGCGTTACCGTTATGTTCCGAAGGGCAAGATTGCCAACACGGCAGTTTTCCGCAACGCTATTCACGATGGTGACATTATCGCCATCATTACCAACAAGAAGGGTCTCGACACGACCCACATCGGTATTGCTTCCTGGCACAAAGACGGATTGCATCTGCTCAACGCCAGCAGCATTCACAAGAAGGTGATTGATGAACCGATGACACTTTATACTTACATGCACAAACATCCGGTGCAAATAGGAATCAGGGTTTGCAGAGTTCAGTAAAAAAATATTAGAAAAGAAAAGATAAATGGAAGAGAAAAAGAATTTTGAAGCGATTTTCAAGGAAGATCTTTATCAATATCTGCTGAGTATTGATAAGGTAGATGCTCATTTGCCGGAAGCTCCGGATTTGGAAGAGCTGTGGCAGAAAGTAGGCGAGAGTTATCTGCCTGATGCGATTCGCGAGTTTGCCAAATATCCTACGGTTTCATTGGGTTGGATCATGTATGTAGGAATGGCGCTTGCCAAGTATTGGGATGAGGATTGGGAACTCTACAGCAAGGTAGAGAATCATTATGAATATCTTCGTGACAGAATAGATTTCGACCACATGGATGATTACATCTGCGAAAAGGTTCTGCTGCTGAATGAGGAAGCGCATAAGGCTGTTACGAATGTAGTGGCAGAATGTGCTTCGCGCTCTTACAGCAAGTTGATTCATCTGAATCTGCAGCCTGGAAGCGAGGAAGCCTTCCGGGGTTTCGTTGCCGCCCTTCACCAGATGTTCCTCATGGGAATAGCCGTAGAGCTAAAAATGCTGGGTTACCACATGACTAAAATGTAAAAGAAAGTCCGTAAGCGTTCTGTTAAAATGTCTACGGACTTTCTTACTTATTACTAAAATTATTACTTCATTTTCTTGAGATATTCTCCAGCGCGGGAATCGCCGAGTTCCTGAGCTTTCTTCAGGTTCTTGATGGCCTCTTCCTTATTTCCTTTCTCCTTCTGGAGCAGACCTAAGAGAAGGTAGCCGTCAGCATATTCAGGAGCCAACTCTATGCAATGGGTGGCTGCGCTGATTCCTTCATCATAACGCTTTACACGCAAGTCGAGACTTGCCCATTCTGCAAAATATGTAGGCTCTTTAGGAGCCAGGTAACAGGTGCGGGCAATATCAAGCAGGGCTGGCTGCCACATGCGTAACTTGGTTTCGCATTGGTAACGGGTGTAGAAGAAGGCTGGCGAAACAGGACGGGCAATGGAATCGTACATATTATAATCCTGAATAGCGCGGTGGAATTCACCCTGCTCCTTCAGAAATTCTCCACGTGCCAGATAATAATTCGCAACCATTCCGGTCTTGTTTCCAACGCTTACCGCACTATCGAGCAAAACCTCAATCTCCTTGGCTGGAGCCTTGAGATTCTTCTTAGCCTGGGCAGCCTCAAAATAGAGTTCGCCGCTGAGAAGTGAAGTATTGGTCAAATCCATAAAAGTATCGTAAGCTTTCTGATACTCACCCTTTACAAAATTAATCTGCGCTTCCTGATGGCGGTAAATAGGCTGAGCCTTGATTTCGTATGCCTTCTGAGCCTCAGCTATGGCCTTATCAAGCGTCCAGTCCTTATAAACAGAATCGCCCTTGTAAATAATCTTCTGATAAATCAGGTCGGCATAGTTGGAATGAGCCTCATCCTTGGCAGCCGATTTCTTAATGCCTTCTTCCATCAGTTTGGCAGCTGCATCATATTCTGCCTTATCCGTCAGATAAGCGGCTTTCTCCTTGTAACCGAAGGCTGAAGTAGGGAATTTGCTGATAAACTCATCGCTATATTTCGCATACTCATCAGCTGTAGTCTGGCCCTTCTTCAGAGTCATCATCGTCATCGCTTCGTTCTCTGTATCAGGAAGAGCTGTACGGATGGTGGTTTGGCGAAGGGCTGCATCAAGACTCGAAAGACCGGTTACTTTCAGCTGCTTGGCGTAGTTGGCGTCGATGGCCGTTACCTGACCATTGCTGTGCATCAGACCGATGACCTGGCCGTTCTTGTTGGCAAACGGACAACCTACTGCATTTTCGGGAGCACTATTTGAGAAGATGTAATAGTTGTACGTAGTCTTGAACTTCTCTACGCTGCTGATGTCCTCCTGCTGGTAAGCCGGCTTCTTGATAGAATATGGAACCAGCCAGACCTTGTCGCCAGCAGCCGATTCCTTGGTTGCGATAGGGGCTGCAACGGTAGAGGCGTTGATGCGGAATTTAGCCACATCATAGAGTTCATCAGCTCCCATGATGGCCTCAACAGGAATCGATTTGCCGGAAGCGTCAACAACGCTTGCCTTTACAGCTCCGACAAATGGTTTGAAGGTGCTGATAGCCGTTCCCTTGTTGTCGATAAAAACACCTTGGGTAGAGGCGATAATGTCGCCTTTCTGATTGAAAGTAGTCAAGGTGAAAACGCTCTTAGCCAGTTTCTGAACCGAACCCGGCTGGGCATAGAGGGACGATGCTCCGAGCATCAGTCCCATCATGATCATATTTATTTTTTTCATAATCTTATTTGTGTTGCTTGTGCTTATTGAGCAACTCCTTAGCATTTGCCAGGGCAGCAGGCGTAATGTCGCTTCCGCTGAGCATCTGGGCGATTTCTTCTATACGCTGCTGCTCGTTGAGTTCCTTCATGTGAGAAAGAGTTCCCTCTTCGGTTTCTTCTTTCAGAACCTTGTAATGATGGGTTCCCATGGAAGCAATCTGCGGCAGGTGGGTGATGGAAATAACCTGGCGGTTCAGGTTGCCCATCTCTGTCATGATTTCCGCCATCTTTTCAGCAATCTTACCGCTTACTCCCGTGTCGATTTCATCGAAGATGATGGTTGGCAGTTTTACGGCGCCGCTGATCATGGCCTTCAGAGAAAGCATGACGCGGGCGATTTCTCCACCGGAAGCAACCTGACTCACCGGCTGAAGAAGCGTGCTCTTGTTGGCGCTGAACAGGAAATTGACCTTGTCAACACCATCAGAACTGAGCGGCTTGGCGGAGAATGAAATTTCGAAGCGGACGTTTGGAATTCCCAGAGGAATGAGACGTTTCTTCATTTCTTCTTCTATCTTTCTAGCCGATTTCGTTCGGATGGCAGTCAGATCACCAGCCAGCTTTTCAGCCTTGGCAAGCAGAAGGGCAACTTGCTTTTCCAGCTCTTCTATGTCTTCATCTCCATTATCTATGTGCTGTAGCTGTTCGTTGATTCGCTCGCGAGTGGCGATGAGTTCTTCTACATTTTCCACATGGAATTTCTGCTGGAGCGAGTAGAGCTGGTCAAGCCGGGAATTGATGGTTTCAAGCCGGTTCGGGTCAAACTCAACATTGTCAACGCTTCCGCTTATTTCCTGGGCAATATCCTTGAGTTCTATATAGCTGCTCTGCATTCGCTCAGCTACCTCTTTCACATCCGGATAAACCTCCTTGATGTTGTCAATCTGCTGGGCTGCATTCTTCAGCTTGTCGAGAATGCTGCCGTCTTCGCCCGAGAGTGCATTATCTGCCTCATAGAGCGCAGTCTTGATGTCTTCAGAATGGCTCAGGGTTCCTGCTTCCTGTTCCAGTTGCTCAAGTTCGCCTTCCTGTAGGTTTGCATCATCCAGTTCCTTAAACTGGAAGCGCATGAATTCCTCGTTCTCCTTGTTCTTTGCGATTTCCGCTTTCAGGTCTTCCAGCTGCTGCTTAGCCTTTTTATAGTTCTTGTATTCGGCAAGATAAGCCTTCTTCTGCTTTTCATCGTGGGCAATAATGTCGACCACGCTGAGCTGGAAGTCTTCCTTCTGCAGTAGGAGGTTCTGATGCTGCGAATGAATATCGACGAGCTGTTCGCCCAGTTCTCTCATCTTGCTCAGGGGGACGGGCGTGTCGTTGATGAAGGCACGGCTCTTTCCGGCAGCTGTCAGTTCGCGGCGGATGATGGTGTCTTCTGCATCATAATCAATATCGTTAGCATCGAAGAAATCCTGCATTCCGTATTTTGACAGGTCGAAGTGGGCTTCAATCACGCATCGGTCTCTTCCTGCCTTAATGGCCTTGCTGTCAGCACGGTTGCCTAGGAGCAGTCCGATGGCTCCGAGAATGATGCTCTTTCCGGCACCCGTCTCGCCCGTGATGACTGAGAATCCTGGATAAAGAGGTATGTCCAACTCGTCAATCAACGTGAAATTCTTGATGTATAATTGCTTGAGCATAATTTCTTATCTTATTATTTTAAAGGAACTTAACCTACCTAGGAAGAATCTTTGCTTTATCATCCGAGAAGTTGCCTCGAATCATTCTGCATGTAGCCTTATTCCTTGATTTTGTCCCAATATGAATTTTGAGAAGGATTGATGGAGAAGAGCAGCTCATAAATGCTTTCTTTCTCTTTCTGAGTGCCATGTTTCTGATAGATGTTAGCAAGCTCGTCCTTCTTATAGTCGGTCCAGATTTGTGGC from the Segatella copri genome contains:
- the rho gene encoding transcription termination factor Rho encodes the protein MYSKEELQAKSVVQLKDIAKELGAKVKKSDNKGTIVYAILDAQAEQPAPEAAPKRKRTRIATKKEDRVYSVHGNEGENFDVQKNQVLGPNGGETAPQAMNETAPAPAVEEEIQFSPAEQSLQSAAQKQTLNQSGEDIEAQVLANFPKHRGRRSKAELEAIAEARAAAIRKHQAVKAEIEAQMAKDAQETANQQAATEAEQPEEATADNQQTAPEQAAPEQTAVPEEQFSAGNAESANISGDLQAMLQAKMNAQNAAAAPAPAAAPAPAEEAKEEATEKTATDKKPESAPIHYTEGMKVELDADGTWKGDPGDGTDFIPVVDIPIEDQAAIPTVDIFDRPTTPQTSHQHTPAAAPAAKNKQEAPAYDFSNLVKSNGVLEVISEGYGFLRSSDYNYLSSPDDVYVASSFVKKFGLKTGDVIECKVRPPHEGEKYFPLTSIIKINGRDPSEVRDRVPFEHLTPLFPDEKFNLCGDRRTTNLSTRIVDLFSPIGKGQRALIVAQPKTGKTILMKDIANAIAANHPEAYLMMLLIDERPEEVTDMARTVNAEVIASTFDEPAERHVKIAGIVLEKAKRMVECGHDVVIFLDSITRLARAYNTTAPASGKVLTGGVDANALQKPKRFFGAARNIEGGGSLTIIATALIDTGSKMDEVIFEEFKGTGNMELQLDRSLSNKRIFPAVNLISSSTRRDDLLQDKTTLDRMWILRKYLSDMNSIEAMSTIHKNMQHTRNNDEFLLSMNS
- a CDS encoding ABC-F family ATP-binding cassette domain-containing protein; translated protein: MASQIPYLDVQNLTKRFGAQVLFDNISFSIAEGQKVGLVARNGTGKSTLMSVLMDKEGHESGDIIYRRDLKVGYLEQSPQFDPEESVLQACFNHEDDPEKVLKAKQILTQLHITNLEQPMGQLSGGQQKRVALANVLITEPDFLMLDEPTNHLDLEMIEWLEGYLNRGNKTIFMVTHDRFFLDKVCNTILELDDRTIYTYRGNYAYYLEKRQERMDNLRAEIQHSKNLYRRELDWMRRQPQARGHKAKYREDAFYELEKVAKQRIEDRQVRLKASTVYIGSKIFECQYVSKAFDDRGQKKVILDNFYYNFARFEKMGIVGNNGTGKSTFIKMLLGEVQPDSGKFDIGETVRFGYFSQEGLKFREDQKVIDVITEIADYIDLGGGKHMTASQFLQFFLFTPEEQHNYVYKLSGGEKRKLYLCTVLMRNPNFLVLDEPTNDLDIQTLQVLEEYLQDFAGCVIVVSHDRYFMDKVVDHLLVFKGEGEIQDFPGNYTQYREWIRMQAKDEAEQAKPAKSGNATAESDGAGTAKRDANFENKRKMSYKEKREYEQLTQEIDALTEEQKKLEEELCSGNLSVEELTEKSKRLPEIKDELDEKEMRWLELAEML
- the yihA gene encoding ribosome biogenesis GTP-binding protein YihA/YsxC, coding for MEIKKSEFTISAPRVSMCPKDTKAEYAFIGRSNVGKSSLINMLCNHKGLAKTSATPGKTLLINHFIINNEWYLVDLPGYGFAKRSKTVQKQLEQMISSYILQRQQLANVFVLIDVRHDQQKIDREFVDWLGESGVPFCIVFTKADKLGPVKARMNAEKWMHALEDRWEALPPYFITSSEKKMGRDEVLDYIDEINKSLAGE
- a CDS encoding Gfo/Idh/MocA family protein, producing the protein MKQINWGFIGCGEVTEKKSGPAFNEVEGSQVVAVMSRSENKARSYAERHHVRKWYTDASELIEDPDVNAVYIATPPSSHATFAIMAMHAGKPCYIEKPLAASYNDCIRINRISEQTGVPCFVAYYRRYLPYFQKVKEIIESGTIGNVVNVQVRFSVPPRDLDFQSGKEMPWRLQPDIAGGGYFYDLAPHQIDLLQNLFGVITRAHGYPANRAHLYQAEDTLSACFFFESGIPGSGSWCFVGHESAKEDCIEVIGEKGSLSFSVFTYQPIEVITSEGKNLITVPNPPYVQLPLIKSVIQHLQGIGKCDCTSVSATAVNWVLDRVLWKN
- a CDS encoding DUF4421 domain-containing protein, whose translation is MSNSQDSLVKERHRKTFFHQVGDVFTRFFREFNSTDSAYIEDQHYNYTVMLQNTNTYEEYTLRNSEGQSISFSPDPSYRLGPYLGWRWVFLGYTFDLKHINFRNNHTNKKEFDLSLYSSLLGIDLFWRQTGNDYHVQRMNLGEHIDCAPIRKAPFDGFKSSIKGFNLYYIFNHRRFSYPAAYSQSTVQRRSAGSMLLGIGYTEHELEVDWDKLTNLVDERLNKNLTNGGTPEAKIDSSLMFSKVKYSDVNVTCGYAYNWVFAKNWLFNASLSVGVAYNSSKSDNEREHLDITNFSFKNVNLDGIGRFGIVWNNTHWYAGASTIIHSYNYKKKQFSTNNSFGSLNIYVGVNFGRKRHH
- a CDS encoding N-acetylmuramoyl-L-alanine amidase-like domain-containing protein — its product is MKIFTKMAAVVLACVLAVPGEARVNVVYQRQDSLRIVGLLQQARAMKKKPASWMLWFGKQMAGIPYVGGTLDRTKEEVLIVNTRELDCTTYVEMVTALTLCAKKNETSFSAFCEHLRNVRYVGGEVSYVKRQHYFTIWMDASEREGIVKNIAPNPPFSAVQTVNINWMSTHVSSYKMLKAHPEWKSGIRKLEQSVNGKRYRYVPKGKIANTAVFRNAIHDGDIIAIITNKKGLDTTHIGIASWHKDGLHLLNASSIHKKVIDEPMTLYTYMHKHPVQIGIRVCRVQ
- a CDS encoding tetratricopeptide repeat protein, whose translation is MKKINMIMMGLMLGASSLYAQPGSVQKLAKSVFTLTTFNQKGDIIASTQGVFIDNKGTAISTFKPFVGAVKASVVDASGKSIPVEAIMGADELYDVAKFRINASTVAAPIATKESAAGDKVWLVPYSIKKPAYQQEDISSVEKFKTTYNYYIFSNSAPENAVGCPFANKNGQVIGLMHSNGQVTAIDANYAKQLKVTGLSSLDAALRQTTIRTALPDTENEAMTMMTLKKGQTTADEYAKYSDEFISKFPTSAFGYKEKAAYLTDKAEYDAAAKLMEEGIKKSAAKDEAHSNYADLIYQKIIYKGDSVYKDWTLDKAIAEAQKAYEIKAQPIYRHQEAQINFVKGEYQKAYDTFMDLTNTSLLSGELYFEAAQAKKNLKAPAKEIEVLLDSAVSVGNKTGMVANYYLARGEFLKEQGEFHRAIQDYNMYDSIARPVSPAFFYTRYQCETKLRMWQPALLDIARTCYLAPKEPTYFAEWASLDLRVKRYDEGISAATHCIELAPEYADGYLLLGLLQKEKGNKEEAIKNLKKAQELGDSRAGEYLKKMK
- the recN gene encoding DNA repair protein RecN, giving the protein MLKQLYIKNFTLIDELDIPLYPGFSVITGETGAGKSIILGAIGLLLGNRADSKAIKAGRDRCVIEAHFDLSKYGMQDFFDANDIDYDAEDTIIRRELTAAGKSRAFINDTPVPLSKMRELGEQLVDIHSQHQNLLLQKEDFQLSVVDIIAHDEKQKKAYLAEYKNYKKAKQQLEDLKAEIAKNKENEEFMRFQFKELDDANLQEGELEQLEQEAGTLSHSEDIKTALYEADNALSGEDGSILDKLKNAAQQIDNIKEVYPDVKEVAERMQSSYIELKDIAQEISGSVDNVEFDPNRLETINSRLDQLYSLQQKFHVENVEELIATRERINEQLQHIDNGDEDIEELEKQVALLLAKAEKLAGDLTAIRTKSARKIEEEMKKRLIPLGIPNVRFEISFSAKPLSSDGVDKVNFLFSANKSTLLQPVSQVASGGEIARVMLSLKAMISGAVKLPTIIFDEIDTGVSGKIAEKMAEIMTEMGNLNRQVISITHLPQIASMGTHHYKVLKEETEEGTLSHMKELNEQQRIEEIAQMLSGSDITPAALANAKELLNKHKQHK